A genomic window from Silene latifolia isolate original U9 population chromosome Y, ASM4854445v1, whole genome shotgun sequence includes:
- the LOC141628929 gene encoding protein FAR1-RELATED SEQUENCE 1-like, whose protein sequence is MPKTLFESNWEAHAVKVYTLEVFFEFQEEVKFSVNACSVCGYTPLDPVTNFEVSIVEDANKRKRYVVEYNRRTLDVRCTCKLFERKGILCNHIIWICSGKFKEITEKYILRRWSKNALRNPVYDLNGNLLENYDPTGNSKFRMSWVWYEIYATVGMLKGKEESDMREFAKLIKEFREVGAKPKAFDQRTRIGGPSQLQGSKRSQELTT, encoded by the coding sequence ATGCCTAAAACCTTATTCGAGTCAAACTGGGAGGCCCATGCAGTGAAGGTCTATACACTTGAAGTGTTCTTCGAGTTTCAAGAGGAGGTTAAGTTTTCGGTAAATGCGTGTAGTGTTTGTGGATACACCCCACTAGATCCAGTAACTAACTTTGAAGTTTCAATTGTTGAGGATGCAAACAAGCGAAAGAGATATGTAGTTGAGTATAATAGGAGAACATTGGATGTCCGTTGTACATGTAAATTGTTTGAAAGGAAAGGTATTTTATGCAACCACATCATTTGGATTTGCTCGGGAAAGTTTAAAGAAATAACTGAGAAATACATTTTGCGTAGGTGGAGTAAGAATGCACTCAGAAAcccggtttatgatttgaatggaAATCTGCTGGAAAACTACGATCCTACTGGTAATAGTAAATTTCGAATGTCTTGGGTGTGGTATGAGATTTACGCAACTGTTGGTATGCTCAAAGGAAAAGAAGAGTCAGATAtgagagagtttgccaagctaaTTAAAGAATTCCGAGAAGTTggagccaaacccaaagcctttgacCAAAGAACAAGAATTGGAGGTCCTTCGCAACTGCAAGGCTCCAAAAGAAGTCAAGAGCTTACCACCTAA
- the LOC141628930 gene encoding protein FAR1-RELATED SEQUENCE 5-like, with protein sequence MEANDEVSSAISTLLSTQICTILPEEPEELDWVQQKGKKRNAEVFTLRRVFCNKAGTREESKEKKIDRVRLITRIECEVMVQFSLQVDGKYKVTGFHEGHNHILASPSSMLFMKENKKMTSIQKTFVVKAARLKMGPVKAFRGWKELSGGYSIVGATETDFKNFVRDMKQYIGLSDAQMLVDNFTQKKRDV encoded by the exons ATGGAAGCAAATGATGAAGTTAGTTCAGCGATTTCGACATTATTGTCTACACAAATTTGCACTATTCTACCAGAAGAACCTGAGGA ACTAGATTGggtacaacaaaaagggaaaaaaagaaatGCAGAAGTATTTACGTTAAGGAGAGTGTTTTGCAACAAGGCTGGAACAAGGGAGGAGAGTAAAGAGAAAAAAATAGATCGTGTGCGGTTGATTACTCGTATTGAATGTGAAGTTATGGTACAATTTTCGCTGCAAGTAGATGGAAAGTATAAGGTTACTGGATTCCATGAAGGACACAACCATATTCTAGCATCACCATCATCAATGTTGTTTATgaaagaaaacaagaaaatgACATCGATTCAGAAGACCTTTGTTGTAAAAGCAGCACGGTTAAAGATGGGGCCAGTAAAAGCATTTAGAGGTTGGAAAGAGTTGTCAGGAGGTTATAGTATTGTTGGTGCTACCGAGACTGATTTCAAGAACTTTGTGAGAGATATGAAACAGTACATTGGTTTGTCTGATGCACAAATGCTGGTAGATAATTTTACTCAAAAAAAAAGAGACGTGTAG
- the LOC141628931 gene encoding protein FAR1-RELATED SEQUENCE 4-like: protein MVFVPFTAIDQHKRCVTVGAGLLSHESIEAYTWVFKAYLDAMGGCAPEAIITDQCPSMKPAIEEVFPDTSHRLWMWHIMKKLRGKIDAYLWQDEDFKKRLNVCVWNNHCEPDEFEEAWANIMTDNDLVNHPWFSSLYEIKEDWVRAYFREIIMAGIMRVTSRSESENSFFDRFLTPHATLVEFWMSFKSAMDAKCHKQSKLNSENKHSTSPLKTPV, encoded by the coding sequence ATGGTTTTTGTACCATTTACTGCTATTGATCAACATAAAAGGTGTGTAACAGTAGGAGCGGGGCTACTATCACACGAGAGCATTGAAGCATACACATGGGTTTTCAAAGCATATCTTGATGCAATGGGGGGTTGTGCACCTGAAGCAATTATAACTGATCAATGTCCTTCTATGAAACCAGCAATTGAAGAAGTATTTCCAGATACATCTCACAGGTTATGGATGTGGCATATTATGAAGAAACTTCGTGGAAAAATTGATGCGTATTTATGGCAAGATGAGGATTTTAAGAAGCGTTTAAATGTATGCGTTTGGAACAATCATTGTGAACCTGATGAATTTGAAGAAGCTTGGGCTAATATCATGACTGATAATGATTTGgtaaatcatccttggttctcgTCTCTCTATGAAATTAAAGAAGATTGGGTTCGTGCATATTTTAGAGAAATAATTATGGCGGGTATTATGAGGGTGACATCAAGATCAGAGAGTGAAAATAGTTTCTTCGATCGTTTTCTTACACCTCATGCGACTCTTGTTGAGTTCTGGATGTCATTTAAGAGTGCAATGGATGCAAAATGCCACAAGCAATCAAAACTAAACTCGGAAAATAAACACTCAACATCTCCACTGAAAACTCCAGTTTAG
- the LOC141628932 gene encoding protein FAR1-RELATED SEQUENCE 3-like yields the protein MVNVHVTDDTEVYIINDIERERKTWEVACTASREEVTCSCCLYQPMGMLCKHVIWVLKHKNIRRIPDKYILNIWTKNVLMKPVIDKHGNKMEEVGKSDNKKRMINELWEEMYSCVSLAEENDQEIQMLIDKLRELKMQINQRRSSEPTILNTMSEMERIPQRSF from the exons ATGGTAAACGTACATGTTACAGACGACACAGAAGTATACATTATCAACGATATAGAGCGAGAAAGAAAGACATGGGAAGTTGCATGTACAGCAAGTAGAGAAGAAGTCACTTGTAGTTGTTGTTTGTATCAACCAATGGGTATGTTATGTAAGCATGTCATATGGGTCTTAAAGCATAAGAACATAAGGAGGATTCCAGACAAATATATTCTAAATATATGGACGAAGAATGTGTTGATGAAGCCCGTCATTGATAAGCATGGCAACAAAATGGAGGAGGTTGGGAAATCAGACAACAAAAAAAGAATGATAAATGAGCTTTGGGAAGAAATGTACTCTTGTGTCAGCCTTGCAGAAGAAAATGACCAAGAAATACAAATGTTAATAGATAAACTTAGAGAACTCAAAATGCAGATAAATCAACGTCGAAGCAGTGAGCCAACAATCCTCAACACAATGTCGGAAATGGAGAG AATACCCCAACGTTCATTCTAA